One Papaver somniferum cultivar HN1 chromosome 10, ASM357369v1, whole genome shotgun sequence genomic window carries:
- the LOC113319396 gene encoding homeobox protein ATH1-like — protein MEDGTVNFTGYTDPNSLLIDGIMSNISSLVQTDTMDFNSLSQMMDRYSSVSALQGEPTNNFRIDNLGAISDPNIPLSRNTIGISNRNPPEQIFRGTALTDASYATSNNGHEILNGVSISSSSRMDSGDLSSVVSNNRGIGTSQVPCNAYMNFGHNVVQSDAEFLAQEKDLSWSHQLDSRWGFDNPSIGNSHTREWNSLETSNSGVDQHPYNYHMPSNDGNRATFEPSIVDVSNIPNWSSEMNCLGSSREIGCSDQTCRFEEPSVDVCTQRPVSGTQESSSGSDYLQVLQQILADVASFSLGGFENGKASSERSNMGAKTSGSSNCRAEKGKKGMFTRGPNPNEFPYPPVESSCRDQPIVTLERREVESRKDKLLNLLQLVDRKYNECMDEIHTVISAFRAATELDAQIYTRFTLHTVSSAYKNLRHRIANQILINQDCLGRQSVKEDPSLESSFIQNQWALQQLKRKGHHLWRPQRGLPEKSVSVLRAWMFQNFLHPYPNDAEKHLLSIRSGLARSQVSNWFINARVRLWKPMIEAMHGEINSRKICSIEDEINSDDQSWSNISH, from the exons ATGGAGGATGGAACTGTGAATTTTACGGGCTATACAGATCCAAATTCTTTACTCATTGATGGAATCATGTCCAATATAAGTTCACTAGTTCAAACAGATACTATGGATTTTAACAGCCTCAGCCAAATGATGGATAGATATTCTTCGGTTTCAGCATTGCAGGGAGAGCCAACAAATAATTTTCGGATTGATAATCTTGGTGCTATTAGTGATCCAAATATACCGCTTTCTAGAAATACTATTGGGATTAGCAACAGGAATCCTCCAGAGCAAATTTTTCGAGGAACAGCCTTGACCGATGCTTCATATGCTACAAGCAATAACGGCCATGAAATCCTTAATGGAGTGAGCATATCTTCTTCCTCGAGAATGGATTCAGGAGACTTGAGTTCTGTTGTTTCAAACAATCGCGGTATTGGTACTTCACAAGTGCCATGTAATGCGTATATGAACTTTGGGCATAATGTGGTGCAAAGTGATGCAGAGTTCTTGGCACAGGAAAAGGATTTAAGTTGGTCGCATCAACTGGATAGTAGATGGGGCTTTGATAACCCTTCCATCGGAAATTCGCACACCAGGGAGTGGAATTCGCTTGAAACATCTAATTCAGGCGTGGATCAGCATCCGTATAACTACCATATGCCCTCAAATGATGGCAATCGCGCAACTTTTGAACCTTCTATAGTTGATGTATCAAATATCCCAAATTGGTCTTCAGAAATGAATTGTTTGGGATCTTCTCGGGAAATTGGATGTTCTGACCAAACTTGTAGGTTTGAGGAGCCTTCTGTTGACGTTTGTACACAGAGACCGGTTTCAGGCACTCAAGAATCATCTTCCGGATCAGATTACCTCCAAGTTCTGCAGCAAATACTGGCCGATGTAGCAAGCTtttcacttggaggttttgagaATGGTAAAGCATCTTCAGAACGGTCCAATATGGGTGCAAAGACATCAGGTTCTTCAAACTGCCGCGCTGAGAAGGGAAAGAAGGGGATGTTTACAAGAGGTCCCAACCCCAATGAGTTCCCTTATCCTCCTGTAGAAAGCAGCTGCAGGGATCAACCGATTGTCACCTTGGAAAGGCGAGAAGTTGAAAGCAGAAAGGATAAACTGTTGAATCTCTTACAACTA GTTGATAGGAAATACAATGAATGCATGGATGAAATCCATACGGTGATATCTGCATTCCGAGCTGCAACAGAGTTAGACGCGCAGATATACACTCGTTTTACTCTTCATACTGTCTCTTCAGCATATAAGAATCTGAGACACAGAATTGCCAACCAAATACTAATAAACCAAGACTGTCTCGGCCGTCAAAGCGTGAAGGAGGATCCTTCTCTGGAGTCTTCATTCATCCAAAACCAATGGGCTCTGCAGCAGCTTAAGAGAAAAGGTCATCATTTATGGAGGCCACAAAGAGGCTTGCCAGAAAAATCCGTCTCAGTCCTGCGAGCTTGGATGTTTCAGAACTTCCTTCATCC GTACCCTAATGACGCGGAAAAGCATTTGCTCTCAATAAGAAGTGGACTCGCAAGGAGCCAG GTCTCTAATTGGTTCATAAATGCACGTGTTCGACTCTGGAAGCCAATGATAGAAGCAATGCATGGAGAGATTAATAGCAGAAAGATCTGTTCTATTGAAGATGAAATTAACAGCGATGATCAAAGCTGGAGTAACATTAGTCATTGA